In Thalassotalea fonticola, a single genomic region encodes these proteins:
- the gspG gene encoding type II secretion system major pseudopilin GspG translates to MKVTHKKVKGFTLLEVMVVIVILGILGAMVVPNLMGNLDTAKIKTTVSDIGALEQQLKLYKMANYNFPSTEQGLEALVEETDIEPLPRRFPEGGYLPRLPIDPWGNEYVLLNPGENGIIDVFSAGPDGEVGTEDDIGNWNVEEFR, encoded by the coding sequence ATGAAAGTTACACACAAAAAAGTAAAAGGTTTTACCTTACTGGAAGTTATGGTTGTTATCGTAATTTTAGGTATTTTAGGTGCTATGGTTGTACCTAACCTTATGGGAAACCTTGATACTGCAAAGATCAAAACTACGGTGTCTGATATTGGCGCGTTAGAGCAACAGTTAAAACTATATAAAATGGCCAATTATAATTTTCCGTCGACTGAGCAAGGATTAGAAGCTCTTGTCGAAGAAACTGATATTGAACCATTACCCCGTCGTTTTCCTGAAGGTGGTTATTTACCACGTTTACCGATAGATCCTTGGGGCAATGAGTATGTATTATTAAACCCAGGAGAAAACGGTATAATTGATGTATTCAGTGCGGGTCCTGATGGTGAAGTAGGTACTGAAGATGACATTGGCAATTGGAATGTTGAAGAATTTAGATAA
- the gspF gene encoding type II secretion system inner membrane protein GspF gives MPAFDYQAVDSRGKNKKGVAEGDNARQVRSQLREQGLIPIEVTPSLEKAKKDSSRPSFGEKKISAGELALITRQLATLVESGLPLEEALIAVAEQCDKDKLKSMLMSVRSKVTEGYGLAESMAEFPSVFDNLFRAMVSAGEKSGHLDNVLNRLADYTEQRQHMKSQLVQALIYPIIMTIVATAVIVILLVAVVPQIVGQFEHMSQELPGTTTFLIAVSEFLQDYILFIIGFIVIASMLFKQMMKKAAFKMLVHQRALALPILGKVTRGLNTARFARTLSICTASAVPLLESMKIAGAVLTNVHIAEKVEEASGQVREGASLHASLKKTKLFPPMMLHMIASGEKSGELENMLGRAADNQDREFEAVVSISLKVFEPALMVSMAAVVLFIVMAIIQPIMQLNTLI, from the coding sequence ATGCCAGCATTTGATTATCAAGCGGTAGATTCCCGCGGTAAAAATAAAAAGGGTGTTGCGGAAGGCGATAACGCACGGCAAGTACGCAGTCAATTGCGGGAACAGGGCTTAATTCCAATTGAAGTTACGCCCAGTTTAGAAAAAGCTAAAAAAGACTCAAGCCGTCCAAGTTTTGGTGAGAAAAAAATATCAGCTGGCGAGCTGGCTTTGATTACTCGTCAACTAGCGACGTTGGTTGAGTCGGGCCTGCCACTAGAAGAAGCCTTGATTGCCGTTGCTGAACAGTGTGATAAAGACAAACTCAAAAGTATGTTGATGTCGGTACGCTCAAAAGTTACCGAAGGATATGGTTTAGCCGAATCGATGGCAGAATTCCCCAGCGTATTTGATAATTTATTTCGCGCCATGGTTTCTGCCGGAGAAAAATCAGGCCATTTAGATAATGTACTAAACCGTCTTGCCGATTACACCGAACAACGCCAACACATGAAGTCACAGTTGGTGCAAGCACTTATCTACCCGATAATTATGACTATTGTTGCTACTGCGGTGATTGTTATTCTATTAGTTGCGGTAGTACCGCAAATTGTTGGTCAGTTTGAGCATATGAGCCAGGAATTACCAGGTACAACGACCTTTTTAATTGCGGTCAGTGAATTCTTACAAGACTACATTCTATTTATTATTGGCTTTATCGTTATTGCCAGCATGTTGTTTAAGCAAATGATGAAAAAAGCGGCGTTTAAAATGCTCGTACATCAACGCGCATTGGCTTTACCTATATTGGGGAAAGTGACGCGGGGCTTGAATACCGCGCGTTTTGCCCGCACATTAAGTATATGTACAGCGAGCGCCGTGCCTTTACTGGAAAGCATGAAAATTGCAGGCGCAGTATTGACCAATGTTCATATTGCCGAGAAAGTTGAAGAGGCATCAGGGCAAGTGCGTGAAGGCGCAAGCTTGCATGCATCTTTGAAGAAAACAAAATTGTTTCCACCAATGATGTTACATATGATCGCCAGTGGTGAAAAGTCGGGTGAATTAGAAAACATGTTAGGTCGCGCGGCCGATAACCAAGATCGTGAATTTGAAGCTGTGGTGAGTATTTCACTGAAAGTGTTCGAACCGGCGCTCATGGTGAGTATGGCTGCGGTGGTATTATTTATCGTTATGGCTATTATTCAGCCAATAATGCAATTGAATACATTAATTTAG